TATCCAGACACTAGATATATTAGAATATGCAAATTATAGCAATTTCAGATCCCCTTTTTGTAAATCTGCTCATGCAAAGGTTGTTGCagggaaaattttcttttttaaacaaaattcgaATTGTGCACACCATAACACCAAGCAAAAGCACACTCAGAACAAAATGTCTACAACTATAACCAGTGTAGCCCTTTTTACGTCCAGTATTTACACATGCGTCACCCTTATTCTCCCTCAGCGCCCACATCTGCAGCACCATGCATGATCCACACTCAGTTTGTATGTAGCCTTTTTCTGTGGCTTATCTCCCTTGCAGTCTTTGTGCTCTGTCTTTTCTTTGTTACACAAAGCAGCTTGATACTAAACCGCAGTGGTTCCAAAGTGCTAGAAGTGTTTCTAGTGCTAGTGAGATCAAGCCCTAGAGGGTTGATGATTTATCTTCTTGACCAGAAAAGGTTAGAAGTGTTAGTTACAGTTGGGTAGAAGAAATATCTTTTGCTTAGATCTCTAGCAAATTGAACAAAGCATTTGTGCAGTAAGGTTGATATTAAGATGGAAGCAAACCATTTGCAGCCAATAGGAATGGTTGAAACAACTTAGGCATTGATTTAAtctaaaaaacttgaaattataGGAGAGGCCACTACTACAGGTGCAAGACAAGCTCAAAAGGCAAAGGCAAATGCCAATTACAATTTCCCTCttcaaaggaagaaaaagaaaaaaaagtgttacttAAATTGTTCATTtactttgaaacattttttttcttattattattgcataacgAGTACTGTATCCATGATTATCTTTTATTCTTTGCCATGTATAATGATTAATGGTTACCGTAAGAGGTATTAGGGTTTATATGGGTATAAACAGTTTGTTTGATTGTAGGCATGTGTAGAGTGTTCTGTTAAGGCATTTTCTGTTATACTAGCGTGCACAGTTTCAGGGATGCAGGGGTCTTGGGAAAGTGAAAGTAATATATGTCATCTGTTTGTTAAGCGTGCAGTATGAGGTGTTTCGGTGGAGTAATTATTTTCATCGGTACATATTACATTGTAGGTGTTGACTTCTACAATGAGACtggatttatttttgtaatggaaAATGAAGAATCTGCTCAGCAAACTATGAATACTATTGAGCAGTGTGGTCTCCAGGTTGAAGATGTATCAACAGACTGGAAGACTTACTTTGAATTTTTAAATCTACCTAAAGATGCGTTTATCATCTGGGAAAAAGAAGGGTGAGTTAATACTGTATATGAACTGTAGTAGATTTTTGTAGTTAATTGTGTGTTTCACATCTAATTGCAATCCAGTAATAGTACATATATTTGAAGGTGTGTTTGATGTAATGATTTTGCTAGCTTATGGCATGATTTTTACCTGAAATGACCAAATACAATATTGATATTGCagaattttaagtttaaaactttctaATTGAATTCTTTCGATGGTACTACAAGCAGTCCCCGTTTTATGGCGGGGATCCGTCCCCGGCAGCATGCCATAAGCTGAAAACCTCCATAACCCGaagcatcataattataatgggaatgaaTAACACTTACAGCGCCATACCAGGTTATGGTGACGTAAAGTGGGTAACGTGCTGTAAATCCACTTATGGTGCTGAAAAATCAGTATTAATGGCATTGTGAGCCTAGTGCCATAAGTCCGGAACAATGTGACCTGAACCCGACGtaactcggggactgcctgtacgtatACAAGTATTGTAGACATTGTACAAATTTCACTTCACGAGGGAATGATTCAGTTGCTCATTAAATTTATGTTATTAAATTATGATGCAATTAGAAAATGAGTTGCTCAGTTATTATAGTGTTCTCATTTTAGTTAGTAaagtatttgtttaatatatattaaatatgcaaTACTGAATTATCCATTGTGGGTGGATGACAGCTTGTGTTTTGCATTTTCTCATTCTGTGTTATGTCTGTTATGCTTTTGTTATAGAACTGGCTATGTAAGTGCGCGGAGGTTAGTAAAGGCACATCAGAAGGTTGCTGTTGAAAATGGAGTGAAGTTGATTCCAGAAGTAGTATTTACTATCAAACCGGCCTCTTCAAAGTCAGCCACTTATAGGTATGGTAAAAGGAAGAGGTATTTTTAATATGTCGCAGTTTTATGTAATTGCGAATTATGTGCTTAAGTAGCATGCCACATCTTTAAGATGTGAGGAATAACATTTGCCAAAGTTTAACTTTCCTATTGAACTCATTAGTTAAATGCAGCTTTTTGGCCATCAGCTGTAAACTTGTGGCACTCCTCAcctaaaagaaaggaaagatggtATCTCCCATTCCCTTTGGTATATGGTAGGAAATGGACATTTTGAAAGTTAGCCCTATCAGTCTCAGCCTTAGAGTGGTTTCACCACCAAATTATTGGTTGATCTTGTATTATTCAAGGCTCCACATTCCCATAGCCAAGGGCCTTGCTCATCCCAAAGCCATCAATCCTTCTAATATGCATACATCAATCATACACTTCTGTTATTTAGTGGGTTAAAATCCTCACTGTTCAATGTTCAGTAGTTGTTTGTTTTCCCCATAATGCCAAACTGAAATGCTGTTATTCATGACttctttgcttctttttctttatacctGAGCTACGAGCTAAATAAATAATTTGACTGGATGTTTCACTGACTTTTGCATGAATCAGTAAACAGATAATAAGTATATAGACCAATAAACATTGTAGTCTTTTCATTTCAGATGGGAAGTGATGACTGAAGAAGGGAATGTCTTTCATGCAAAATCAGTTCTTGTGGCTACTGGTGCTTATGCAGGATTTTAAACAGCTTTTTGACTGTGTCACCAAATAAAGTTCAGATTTAGACCTCAGAACACAGACTGTTGCCTTCCTCCAGGTCCCTAATGAAGAAGTCGAAAGGTTAAAGTAAGTATTATCTTTTTAGTTTACgttactaaattattattataaatagtataGTGTTTCATACCACAGATAACATTCATCATCCTACTCGAATTACTGAAAAATAaccaatagaaatattttttcatgtgaTTCCTGCAGGGATGGAACTTTCAATTCTGTGGACCAGAAATGTTTGGTGGCATCCTGAACCTCATAGTACTTTAGAGATGCAGGTGAATTTCTGCAACAGGTCATTAGATCTTATTTTCCCACAGCATCGTAAGAGAGCTTGAGTCTTCTTTTGGGCAGTATGTAAAGTACAAGACTACAATTTGTGAAAGGTTTCAGAATTAGTCATCCTCAGCTCCCTTTCATTATAGGATCAAAATAACATAAGTAAATGTTCCTACCTACCTACTTGGGTCTCCTGATCTTTTTATCTTCTAACATTGCAAGGTGTATGAAGTAGGCTATACTAAAAGTAATTGATATGTATGGGAAAaactttttagaaaaaaactgaatattttgtaGATAAATTGTGTTTCGGTTTGCCATTTTTACAGGCATACATTTGcaataaagtatattttgtatgtttacCAGTTTGAATCAGGTGAAGTTCTTAAAAATTGTAATGTGTAGCTTATAATGAAGATTTTCTGCTTTTCAAGGTGTATGCCCACGATTATAACCAAATTCAGCTTCGACACACTTGATGGTGCCTACATCATACCTCCTATTAGATATCCTGATGGTAATGTATGGTTCTGTATTGCCAAAAAGATGAGATTTGATTGAAATTGGTGTAATATTACTAAAAGATGAAATTTGAATTATATTTGCATGTTAAGACTTATTTTCCTTATTAGGTAACTGGTATTTGAAACTTGGCCATGCAAGAGCATATGAGGGTAAGAAACAAACACTTGAAGAAGTAGCAGAATGGTTCAGGCAACGCACTGGTATTCCAGAGTGCGTGGAGAAACTGGCTCAGTATATTTGTCACATGATACCAGGTAAGGTGGACTGTTTACACATATCTTTAGATGTGTTTGCTTTTTAATACAAGGAGTCCTACATCCATATGTGTCCCTTAATGTAATCATGATTTATCAAAGTCAGTGGTTGGCAATACCTAACAGATTATGTTAAACATTTGTTAAGAGGAATTAGCAGGGGAAGGTAAACTAATGAAATTGTTGAAAATAGTTTTGCATCTCTAATGATTGCATATCTAAGTTCACTCTCAAATTTTGCAGGGCTGTGGTATGAAGATTTAGTTCATTGcaggattttcatttgattgaATATTTATTAGCCTTCCAGCTGGTATATAGTATGTAAAATTTATGGCCAGTGATACACTTTAAAGTATATTAAGACTTTAGGCTTGGGGTTCAGGAGGTTTGCTGATTTTCAGTTTTTGAGAGGAGCTGGTGCCCTAAATCCTAAAATTTGACTGACAACTTTATAGCTAAACGAAACTTTCCTTGTTTTGTGGTTCATCTTTCATGAAGTTTATTTCTAAACCTGACTTTAATTTGTTTAGTGGTTCACATTaatgaacattatttataaacCAGACTTTCCTTTGTTATGTCGTTTGCCATCAAGGAAGTTTTCCTTATTGCTTGAAATGTCTCATTACTTTACACTGAGGCATATGGATCATCATACTAGACTTAGGACAGATTTTGAATTCTCAttaaatttagtgttttttcAAATTCATAGTGTGTTGTAGTTTTTGTACATATGTTTATTGTAGAATATTTACTCATTATTAAATCAGTGTTTTTGAAGTGCAATTTTCCAATGTCATTTGTTGTAGGACTGAAAGTGGAGAAAGTTTTTGGAGATGGGTGTGTCACTGCTCACACTCCTGATTATGAACCATACATTGACATGGTTGCAGAAGGATTTGGAGTTGCTCTTGGTGGCAATGGTTATGCAGCCAAATCGTGTCCTGAAATTGGAAGACTTGCAGCTCGTTTAATTGTGCTAGGAGAGTGGGACACTGAAATACCAAGAGACCGAGTCAGAATCAAATGGAAAGAAATTTAGTGTTAAGGGATGTTTGTACACCAACAGTGCTTGAAACTGAAACCACTAATGAGATGGTGGTAAAAGTTTTATAAcagtacattatttatttgtggTTTATTGAAGTCATTTAAAGTATTTTGCTGCAGTAATTTTTTTAAGCATCATAGAAATAATGGGTTATTGTTGATTGttggagttttaaatttaaagCTTTCTATGCCTCATGGTATAGAAGACCTTCCCAATTTAACGAGGAAAGTTTGAGAAAAAAAGTGTTGTGTGTACAGGTAAGCATTAAATGTTATCAAACTATATAGCTACCATATGGCAGAAAAAGCAGAGACATAGCATGCAACTAGAACAGCAGGAAAAATATTCTTAGAtagtaattttattgtaatgtacaAGAGAAAACAAATGCAGCTTATTAGGCATAGcagatttttatattataactAGTATTCCCTCCCTCTCTGCCCCTGATGGATAACTAACAGTAATTGTAAATTTATGAGTGCTTGAatttgcacacacaaaaaaataacaagttGTTGGTTAATTATAGGAAATTAGTTAATTTTGTGTATTAGAATAAGAATGCCAGTAAATTGAATCATacattgtgttttttttgtaaatttgatGTTTAAACCTAGCATATAGGCTATCCTGCATGTGTATATCTATGCATATCTTGACACACTTTACTGtgttccttcctcttctctcagGCACAGTATTTTTTATTGACATTCATTTTAATATAGTATACTTCATTCAGCATTGTAAATTATGCACATTTTTCAGTGTTGTCTTGGCGTACATGTATGCGTCATGTGAGTCTgtattttgataataaatatCCTTCCAACCTTTTTTGTCTTGTCTAACCTTTTAAGGGAAATGGCCATCTCTCAGTGACCAAGAGTCTGATACTGTATTCATTTTCCCCGTGAGAGAGACCTTCATGAAAGATGTTTTCAGTGTATGGGAAGtaagttcattaaaatttttaagtGTTCTTTTCCTTCTGTGGACCTAATGTGAAAAGCTCTGAAGGATGGCAAAATATTAGGTGCCTCTGAAATTGCAGTAGCATTTGCTACATGAGTCAAACGAGTAACATCTGTTGAAACAAGTGTGGTAAAACTAATACCCTAAGTTTAGAAGATAAGAATGATGACCAGGCACTTACAAGGAAAAGGAGATAATTGGTGGAAACCAGGAATAAGTTATTTGCTTAAGCATAcctaaatatgataataaaaaccaaaactgGACATGGTAATAACTAGTGAAAAGAAGATGGGCAATAAAACTAGTTTAGAaatgcaagaaaagaaaattaaaaattaaagaaaaagtaaagacTTTTGCTTTAAAATTGAAAGTCATGAACAGATGCCAAGGAAGACttgtcaattaaaaaaataaatatgtggcTAGGCATACTAAAAGGAAAGTAGTGTGGTAGTGGCACTACAACTATCGTATGAAGAGAACCCATGAAAAAGCCGGTCAATTCTTATACAATGAAAGTAATTTAGTTCAGAAAAGGTaaatcttatatttaaaaaaataaagtaggaaGTGTCCAgaacttaaaaagaaagaaaaaaagtcagaGAAATTATTTATTCAAGGCTGGTTGAGCTGACAATTCTGTTACTACTGTACTATCCATAATGTAGTGTGAAAGGTTAGATAGCATCTACCTCGTAGAAACTAAGTGTTAGAGTGTACTAAAAAATATCCTGTTTTGAAATTCAATATTCCTTTTGGCGTAGGTTCAATTAATTTTCTAAGGAAGCAATATTATCATAGGCAACAAGGTTATTGGAAGGTAGAATGAGTTGCCGTTACAAAGCTAAGAATCTGATTTGTAGTTCAAGTTCTGCGCCTGGaatttgagaagaagaagagcagctAATGTCAAATGTGATCCTGTCTACGCAATTGCGAACTGTTAAAACGTCCAATTAAGGTATTACAAAGTTATTCTTAATGTAGTATATACGCACATGAGACACTTGTTACTCAGCATACTCCATttcatatgatattatataaggaGATTTCTTGAGGAGAGTTGGAAACTGGCTAGTAGGTAGGTACTAAGGTAGGCCATGTTGTTGATGTAGACAAGTGCTAGGTAGTGTCTGTCATGttctttttcatttgtcttaccaatgaaagccccatacgaactaaaataagcatgtgagttcttcgtaaaatatgttttcaaggcagttttaaaATCTAGGCTAATATGGCAGCAATCGCGtggctggccgttctaaccacagacaatccaccatctttcccttTCCcatccttcccagcactcatttgaacaagcgtcttagtggcgtggttggtatggcgttggcgtcctacctctgtggtcgcgagttcgattcttggccattccattgaggagtgagaggtgtgtatttctgatgatagaaattcactctcgacgtggttgggaagtcacatAGAGCTGTttgtcccatgcaacgtaaaagcaccatacaaacaaacaaacaaactcatttgaacaatgttaggtagggtaaacaaccgagtggactggccaactcaccgattACCGCGGTTTTggtcaccctccgaaaaagtacttttagggtagaatatcacgacaggccaaccctcatcacggtggacgggtcttattcactcgatatttaattggtgaaacatgaatacaattgcaactctaagcataccatttaaaagactgaagtttcgtcaacaaagggattgtgatatatgaaagccccatacgaactaaaataagcatgtgagctcttcgtaaaaatatgtgttttcaaggcagttttgaaaatcaaatatggcggctacgttttgcatggacgtttctcatcagtgacggccaccatctttccccagccttcccagcactcatttgaacaatgttagcgtatgtatgtaacgtttattgatcttactcaagattgcagttgtaatcagcacaataaaacaacattttgttgcctatattagtgaaagtatgaaacttgttattcccggggttatgtgGAACTgaatcattcttaccttgtaatcagtggttttatccttcctgccatcacaactgaaactccacagtgcttatttgattgtaattatacacattttggtcttaattcactccacagtgcactcgaaccacattgctgttcgtgtttcctaagcactcactccgtaaacaaagttacgagccagcagacgacaacactgattatgagatgcaaagctttattcccttaattgtttactttactcaatatttagtttaactctacttcaaaatgtttatttaattcatgtccattatcccttttttgcaaccaaattaacccccaaaaattacaaatgtttcggattgTGCTGTTATACTTACGAGCaggacgacgtgaggaaaaatggctcatcgttgccaatctagtggagcgtcacaacatacgccgatgcattacaaactgtttcgatgaattctagttgtcatagtaatgcagtaatgataaaattgctctaatatgtatatatactacaaatagatacgctaatttcacttatttccccggttttgtgtaagtcttatacctagtttggagggtaaacacataccaattgacaacactgataaacaattgaagagcgcaaaacgccgcaaagaatgccgtagtccccttgaataagtacgaataagtgctggtaagaggtgggttacgattgttgtgatgaaagtgccccaagCGTctaatgggtacaagtggtgtgcagatttagcacatgaaatgggaagtttgttgacacaagcgactccgtaaacatcaagatagcgacaatcttcgaaacatttttagttgtaagtaaaaatttctaaagcgtttgggtgagatttccactgccgtagccacccttttcagtaccctctgtttaaatcttaaaatttggccttaatttctaactttggagaaaatacttacttcgaaaggagagtagaggtctttagctccgtttttcaccaacaagatgcccatctccggtgtcaggacgcgttataatgtactttttcggagggtggctagcgttgattgtaggtggcctgcttggcctgctgtgatattttaccctaatgcgtcctgacaccggagatggtcatcagtcatgagttgttggtggtgattgtaggagctcaagacctctactctcctttcaaagtaagttttttctccaaagttagaaattaagtacatattttaagatttaaacagagggtaatgaaaagtgtgggtatttctacagaagcaatccgctgttgcctagactatggcaattgacgtttcctgtgttattttacttactgaacaagaatttaaagtaatatttatgtggacgactgtaattaacctacttactgaacaagaatttaaagtaatatttatttggacgactgtaattaacctaattactgaacaagaatttaaagtaatatttatttggacgagtgtaattaacccccaggggccagtactaaacacggcaaaatacattggacaccccaatccctagtggatgttgtatccgtggttacgttccttgcagttcgtgcggaactattctttagaattaggCTACCCTGCAAGAAATGTAACCGccgatacgacatccactagggattggggtgtccaatgtatttcgcagtgtttagtactggcccctgggggttaattactgtCGCCTGaacaaatattacttaaaattcttgttcagtaggtaaaactgcatagaaaaaccgcaactgccatagtctgggctgccgcagataggtaccctagatctaccaaattgtggccaacgcagtgcacactaccccaaaacgctttagaaaattTTGCTTATGATTAAAAaactttagaagattgacgccatctcaatgtttgcggaatcacttgtgtcaacaaacttcccatttcctgtgctaaatccgcacaccacttgtacccatagacgctagggcattttcatcacaacaattgtaaACCCGACCTCAAGGGGACTAGAGCATTCTTTGCagcattttgcgctcttcaattgtttatcagtgttgtcagtTGGTatatgtttaccctccaaactgggtataagacttaccggggaaataagtgaaattagcgtatctatttgtagtatatatacatattaccgcaattttatcattactgcattactatgacaactagaattcatggaaactatttgtaaatgcattggtgtatgtgaagctccactacattggcaacgatgagtctttttGCTGTCGTCTGcttgtacttcagaaatatctgtaattttcatacattcaacttacctgtcagatatatacatagctatcgactccgtcgtcccgacagaaattcaaatttcccggcacgctacaggtaggtcaggtgagcttatccgccctgctctgggtagcaggactaggaactattcccgttttctaatcagattctctctgtcgccggtagtatcaacattgttgttacttcctcctgactggaattcttttttcacaacgcttttgatcatctttcgactgatttttggtgacgtacttggatcgttgtttggcattcgctatcgtggactggtttttggacttcgctttggattttcgtgaatatgtctgattctagtgttagcttcagagtgtgtgtgaatgaaggctgtaaggtgaggattccgaaagctttggtagatcctcacactacatgcagtggttgtagaaaggttgaatgctcaattgagaatacgtgtaacgagtgtgagagattgagtgcgcaagaatggaag
This is a stretch of genomic DNA from Macrobrachium nipponense isolate FS-2020 chromosome 38, ASM1510439v2, whole genome shotgun sequence. It encodes these proteins:
- the LOC135209614 gene encoding uncharacterized protein LOC135209614, coding for MPTIITKFSFDTLDGAYIIPPIRYPDGNWYLKLGHARAYEGKKQTLEEVAEWFRQRTGIPECVEKLAQYICHMIPGLKVEKVFGDGCVTAHTPDYEPYIDMVAEGFGVALGGNGYAAKSCPEIGRLAARLIVLGEWDTEIPRDRVRIKWKEI